In Gemmatimonadota bacterium, the following are encoded in one genomic region:
- a CDS encoding helix-turn-helix transcriptional regulator has product MNTKKKKLLEAAGWRVGSTDDFLDLTDEEAAYIDLKITLSKKVRQCRERENLTQTQLAKCLKSSQSRVAKIEAGDPSVSVDLLIRSLFALGVTKSDLAKMLVSQ; this is encoded by the coding sequence ATGAATACAAAAAAGAAAAAACTTCTCGAGGCTGCCGGATGGCGTGTGGGTTCAACAGACGATTTTCTGGATCTGACCGACGAAGAAGCCGCTTACATTGATCTCAAAATCACGTTGAGCAAGAAAGTGCGTCAATGCCGTGAGCGAGAAAATTTGACCCAAACACAACTGGCCAAATGTCTCAAATCCAGTCAATCTCGTGTTGCCAAAATCGAAGCGGGCGATCCCTCTGTTTCTGTAGATCTATTGATTCGATCCCTCTTCGCGCTTGGGGTCACCAAATCCGATCTCGCCAAAATGCTCGTATCGCAATAG
- the mazG gene encoding nucleoside triphosphate pyrophosphohydrolase: MSNLERLINIMARLRGPSGCPWDKEQTHQSLKPYLVEEAYELLEAIDDNDNDEIKEELGDLLLQVVFHAQIASEENRFTIDDIAASIADKLIRRHPHVFGDTQADTPEEVIKNWEAIKAKEKPDKRASLLDGVPQHLPALLKARRLQEKAARVGFEWEHIADVAQKVREETEELMHARETGAIEKIQEEFGDLLFALVNLARFLKICPEEALIQTNRKFQSRFQYIETELCKQGKTPDDATLEEMDALWEAAKKENQPQKS; this comes from the coding sequence ATGTCCAATTTGGAACGACTGATCAACATCATGGCGCGCTTGAGAGGACCTTCGGGTTGCCCGTGGGACAAAGAGCAAACACACCAGAGCCTGAAACCCTACCTCGTCGAAGAAGCCTATGAACTCCTCGAGGCGATTGACGACAATGACAATGACGAAATCAAAGAAGAACTGGGCGATCTCTTATTGCAAGTCGTCTTCCACGCGCAAATTGCCAGTGAAGAAAACCGATTTACCATAGACGACATAGCCGCATCTATCGCCGACAAACTCATCCGCCGCCATCCGCATGTTTTTGGCGACACACAAGCCGACACACCCGAAGAAGTCATCAAAAATTGGGAAGCCATCAAAGCCAAAGAAAAACCCGATAAAAGAGCCTCCTTACTCGACGGCGTACCGCAACATCTGCCAGCCCTATTGAAAGCCCGCAGACTCCAGGAAAAAGCCGCGCGAGTGGGATTTGAATGGGAACACATTGCGGATGTCGCTCAAAAAGTACGGGAAGAAACAGAAGAATTGATGCACGCACGAGAAACCGGCGCAATAGAAAAGATTCAGGAAGAATTTGGGGACTTGCTCTTTGCCCTGGTCAATCTCGCGCGATTTCTCAAAATATGTCCCGAAGAAGCACTCATACAAACCAACAGAAAATTTCAATCGCGCTTCCAGTACATCGAAACCGAACTGTGCAAGCAGGGCAAAACACCTGATGACGCTACACTTGAAGAAATGGACGCGCTTTGGGAAGCCGCAAAAAAAGAGAATCAGCCCCAAAAATCGTAG
- a CDS encoding class I fructose-bisphosphate aldolase, with amino-acid sequence MAVAVQSGIDKIADYLGNDADALLDYEALVNKNFLTLPGPDFIDRVFADSDRTIPVLNNLQRLYGAGRLSGTGYISILPIDQGIEHSGGASFAPNPIYFDPENIVKLAIEGGCNAVATTLGVLGMVARQYAHKIPFILKFNHNQLLTYPSQYDQVVFGQVEQAWEMGCAGVGATIYFGSPESNRQIVEISEAFARAHELGLFTVLWCYLRNSAFATDDIDYHEAADLTGQANHLGVTIGADIIKQKLPTNNNGYTALNFGRTHDKVYTELSSDHPIDLCRYQVVNCYMGKAGLINSGGASSGASDYAEAVRTAVINKRAGGTGLISGRKAFQRPMHEGIQLLNDIQDVYLCPDVTIA; translated from the coding sequence ATGGCAGTTGCTGTTCAAAGTGGCATTGACAAAATCGCAGACTACCTCGGCAATGACGCCGACGCCTTACTCGATTACGAAGCACTGGTAAATAAAAACTTTCTCACACTGCCCGGTCCCGACTTTATCGACCGGGTCTTTGCAGACTCCGACCGCACCATTCCCGTGCTCAACAACCTGCAACGCCTCTACGGGGCGGGGCGGCTCTCGGGCACCGGATACATTTCTATTCTCCCCATTGATCAGGGCATCGAACACTCCGGCGGCGCATCCTTTGCCCCCAACCCCATCTACTTTGATCCCGAAAACATCGTCAAACTCGCCATTGAAGGGGGCTGTAATGCCGTGGCAACCACGCTGGGCGTACTCGGGATGGTCGCCCGCCAATACGCCCACAAAATCCCCTTTATCCTCAAATTTAACCACAACCAATTGCTCACGTACCCTTCGCAATACGACCAGGTCGTATTTGGACAAGTCGAACAAGCCTGGGAAATGGGGTGTGCAGGTGTAGGCGCCACAATTTATTTTGGCTCGCCCGAATCCAACCGACAAATCGTCGAAATCAGCGAAGCATTTGCCCGCGCACACGAACTGGGCCTATTTACCGTACTGTGGTGCTATTTGCGCAACTCGGCATTTGCGACCGATGACATCGACTACCACGAAGCCGCGGACCTCACGGGACAGGCCAACCACCTCGGTGTCACCATTGGCGCAGACATCATCAAACAAAAATTGCCGACCAACAACAACGGTTACACAGCCCTGAATTTTGGACGCACCCACGACAAAGTCTATACCGAACTCTCATCTGATCACCCCATTGACCTGTGCCGCTATCAGGTCGTCAACTGTTACATGGGCAAAGCCGGACTGATCAATTCCGGAGGCGCATCCTCAGGCGCCAGTGATTACGCCGAAGCCGTGCGAACCGCTGTAATCAACAAACGCGCCGGAGGCACCGGCCTCATCTCTGGGCGCAAGGCATTTCAACGCCCCATGCACGAAGGCATCCAACTCCTCAACGACATCCAGGACGTCTATCTCTGCCCCGATGTGACCATCGCCTGA
- a CDS encoding GWxTD domain-containing protein — MHAILTVFLMVCVLSTTLWAQEGGFDDPLLVQAVQAQSIRDYAKAQALFEEYIKDLSEEEQVLYRDLAQVAFPDDLEIYGDADAEKRAELIDRFWLRLDPSPLTKANERLIEHYRRVAYARQYYGQGQFPWDDRGEVYVRFGKPDHTSKSGDIQNEMDREIQDARQNYVNRRRIALRIRPGQPIFPVPSMSWWEYWVYADLEGGTEFDFVRRGKGDRYDFAPMPEGLSLSLTTDLLAYQSEVVLRQVAAHQPSVYDADIAELPVDFYYFPAGFRGEDGATRLEIYYGLPAEEMARLPVDDKTDQVMLDRGLAMFDSLWSEVYRVQDQLTFQAPSDQQVLDGAFIPGVLAFEVDAGLHYLSFQIRDVVSGKSQVYQQSLSVSDFSQRDDLLMSDIALAFFVGPSEEQGPFQKRGLKIIPMASKAFRPDQNAFVYFEVYNLKRDEFGRTRYRVDYSFRAQEKGLAPIRALRGLGRMLRLQEKRREVVISYEQSGDTPEDMAYVELDLKDAEPGGQEVRVKVTDLLADRDVKKEIAFKIVP, encoded by the coding sequence ATGCATGCGATATTGACGGTTTTTCTGATGGTGTGTGTGTTGAGCACAACGCTTTGGGCGCAGGAGGGCGGTTTTGATGATCCGCTATTGGTACAGGCGGTTCAGGCGCAGTCCATTCGAGATTATGCGAAGGCACAGGCGCTGTTTGAAGAATATATCAAAGATTTGTCAGAAGAAGAGCAGGTGCTCTATCGCGATTTGGCGCAGGTGGCATTTCCCGATGATCTGGAAATTTACGGGGATGCGGATGCAGAGAAACGCGCAGAGTTAATTGACCGGTTTTGGCTGCGCCTGGATCCCTCGCCTTTGACAAAGGCTAATGAGCGGCTCATTGAGCATTATCGGCGCGTGGCTTATGCGCGGCAGTATTACGGTCAGGGACAGTTCCCGTGGGATGATCGGGGCGAGGTCTATGTGCGGTTTGGCAAACCCGATCACACGAGCAAGTCGGGCGATATTCAGAATGAGATGGATCGAGAGATACAGGATGCGCGGCAAAATTACGTGAATCGCAGACGCATTGCTCTGAGGATCAGGCCTGGACAACCCATTTTCCCCGTGCCATCAATGTCGTGGTGGGAGTATTGGGTGTATGCGGATTTGGAAGGCGGTACAGAGTTTGATTTTGTGCGTCGCGGCAAGGGGGACAGGTATGATTTTGCACCGATGCCCGAGGGCTTGAGTCTGTCTTTGACAACGGATTTGCTGGCGTATCAAAGCGAGGTGGTTTTGCGACAAGTAGCAGCGCATCAGCCCTCTGTTTACGATGCGGATATTGCCGAGCTTCCCGTTGATTTTTATTATTTTCCCGCTGGATTTCGCGGCGAAGATGGCGCGACGCGGCTGGAAATCTACTATGGGTTGCCGGCAGAGGAAATGGCGCGGTTGCCCGTTGATGACAAAACCGATCAGGTGATGCTGGACCGCGGCCTTGCGATGTTCGATAGCCTGTGGTCAGAGGTCTATCGCGTGCAGGATCAATTGACATTTCAGGCACCTTCAGACCAGCAAGTGCTGGATGGGGCGTTTATTCCGGGTGTGCTCGCGTTTGAGGTTGATGCAGGGCTACACTATCTCTCTTTTCAGATCCGCGATGTGGTGTCGGGCAAGTCACAGGTGTACCAGCAATCGCTATCTGTGTCAGATTTTTCGCAGCGCGACGACTTGTTGATGAGCGATATTGCCCTCGCATTTTTTGTCGGGCCGAGTGAAGAGCAAGGTCCGTTTCAAAAGCGCGGCTTAAAAATTATTCCAATGGCTTCAAAAGCGTTTCGCCCAGATCAAAATGCATTTGTCTATTTTGAAGTGTACAATTTGAAACGCGATGAATTTGGTCGGACGAGGTATCGCGTGGATTATTCTTTTCGCGCTCAGGAAAAAGGGCTTGCGCCGATTCGCGCGTTGCGCGGATTGGGTCGTATGTTGCGCTTGCAAGAGAAGCGCCGGGAAGTGGTGATTTCCTATGAGCAGTCGGGCGATACACCGGAGGATATGGCGTATGTCGAATTGGACTTGAAAGACGCCGAGCCGGGCGGTCAAGAAGTCCGCGTCAAGGTGACGGATTTGCTGGCGGATCGCGATGTGAAGAAGGAAATCGCGTTTAAGATTGTGCCGTAG
- the selA gene encoding L-seryl-tRNA(Sec) selenium transferase codes for MNGDLKKNVDYSIIPGVDRVLSEQAIQKLAKRCGTSFLTDMIRLAIDRVRGMMRDGEVANTSREALIKWIVGDVERELAEQFAPNLRRVVNATGVILHTNLGRAPLSDVAVKHIADIAGSYSNLELDLETGQRGSRTMLVEKLLCELTGAEAAAIANNNAAAVLLTLNTLAGGKEAIVSRGQLVEIGGSFRIPDIMSRSGAQLVEVGTTNRTHLSDYENALTENTGVMLAVHPSNYKVMGFTAEVALEELVVLGRKRGVPVAHDLGGGVLVNLRDYGLPYEPLVSDSISAGVDVVMFSGDKVLGGPQCGIIVGKQNVVEQIRKNPLMRALRCGKLTYAALEATLKLFLNPEALAREHPTLRMLTESVGMLERRGRRLLQMVGELEGFTCELVDSQAQTGSGALPLENIPSIAVAISGGDILSFSTALRHYDPPVVGYVRDEQLFLDLRTIRDDEVRIVGDAVRRIDE; via the coding sequence ATGAATGGTGATTTAAAAAAGAATGTAGATTATTCAATTATTCCCGGTGTGGATCGGGTGCTTAGTGAACAGGCGATACAGAAGCTGGCAAAGCGGTGTGGGACATCCTTTTTAACCGATATGATTCGGCTGGCGATAGACCGCGTGCGAGGCATGATGCGCGATGGCGAGGTGGCCAATACGTCTCGTGAGGCGTTGATTAAATGGATTGTGGGGGATGTGGAGAGGGAATTAGCAGAACAGTTTGCGCCAAATCTCAGGCGCGTTGTGAATGCGACCGGGGTTATTCTGCATACCAATTTGGGACGCGCGCCGCTGTCCGATGTTGCGGTGAAACATATTGCCGATATTGCCGGTTCGTATAGCAATCTGGAGTTGGATCTGGAGACTGGACAACGCGGGTCGCGTACGATGCTTGTGGAGAAATTGTTGTGTGAGTTGACCGGTGCCGAAGCCGCTGCGATTGCAAATAACAATGCAGCGGCTGTTTTGTTGACGTTAAATACACTGGCCGGTGGCAAAGAGGCGATTGTATCGCGTGGGCAATTGGTTGAAATTGGGGGGTCGTTTCGAATTCCCGATATTATGTCGCGCAGTGGGGCGCAACTCGTCGAGGTGGGGACGACCAATCGCACCCATTTGAGCGATTACGAAAACGCTTTGACGGAAAATACGGGGGTGATGCTGGCGGTGCATCCGAGCAATTACAAGGTGATGGGGTTTACCGCCGAAGTTGCACTGGAAGAACTGGTGGTGTTGGGACGAAAACGCGGCGTGCCTGTGGCGCACGATTTGGGCGGTGGTGTGCTGGTCAATTTGCGGGATTACGGATTGCCCTACGAGCCGCTGGTGTCCGATAGTATTTCCGCAGGGGTAGATGTGGTGATGTTTAGCGGGGACAAGGTTCTCGGTGGGCCGCAGTGTGGGATTATTGTGGGGAAACAAAATGTCGTAGAACAAATTCGTAAAAATCCCTTGATGCGCGCGTTGCGTTGTGGTAAGCTGACGTATGCCGCGCTGGAGGCGACGTTGAAGCTGTTCTTAAATCCAGAGGCATTGGCGCGCGAACATCCCACACTTCGCATGTTGACAGAGTCTGTGGGAATGCTTGAGAGACGCGGTCGGCGGTTGTTGCAGATGGTTGGTGAACTTGAGGGTTTTACGTGTGAACTGGTCGATTCTCAGGCACAAACCGGCAGTGGTGCGCTGCCTTTGGAAAATATTCCGAGCATTGCAGTCGCAATTTCCGGTGGCGATATTTTGTCCTTTTCCACTGCGTTGCGCCACTATGATCCGCCCGTTGTAGGCTATGTGCGCGATGAGCAGTTATTTTTGGATTTGCGTACGATAAGAGATGACGAGGTGCGTATTGTGGGCGATGCGGTTAGACGAATAGACGAATAG
- the selB gene encoding selenocysteine-specific translation elongation factor: MAHVIIGTAGHIDHGKTALVKALTGIETDTLPEERDRGVTIDIGFAYWKDNVTIIDVPGHERFVKNMVTGVCTVDLALFVVAADDGVMPQTREHLGILNLLGVPRGIVVLTKVDLVEEEWLELVEEELREVFADTFLEDAPIVPVSSITGEGIDALRAGVEAEVARVETRPDQGIFRLPVDRAFSVQGFGTVVTGTVISGDVCVRDELSLLPAGKGVRVRGVQTHGRDVDVAQVGARAAINISGIEVDEVSRGDLLAQPGYFETTYMIDARLHMLPDAPAHVTNRTRVHLLMGPREVLARVVLLEDETLLPGESQLVQLRLEEPGVAARGDRFVIRRYSPVQTLGGGVVLDPQPVKHRRFRDDVNDALRELEQDDPSQVLLTRLKAARLQPRTVLQLASEMAVSASGIESQLAALVDSGDVVSYVQAGKAMYVHAVCWRELLDGIGDAVRAFHEAHPLRIGARREELRALVKGTPSDDLFAQGVEHLVREGILRSDNALIGLRDYKIALTPEQEEIRDAIARVLKDGGTTPEDLKTLPDAIQVNASSVRDVVSAMQAMGGLVRLEDTLLFHPEVMEEVTRQLVDYLKENGEIDVSTFRSLIGTTRKFAVPLLNYFDTQGITIRQGDVRVLG, encoded by the coding sequence ATGGCGCATGTGATTATTGGAACGGCCGGGCATATCGATCACGGCAAGACGGCGCTGGTCAAGGCATTGACGGGTATTGAGACCGATACCTTGCCCGAGGAACGCGATCGCGGCGTGACCATTGATATTGGATTTGCGTATTGGAAAGACAATGTGACCATTATCGATGTGCCCGGGCACGAGCGCTTTGTCAAGAATATGGTGACGGGTGTGTGTACGGTTGATCTGGCACTTTTTGTGGTGGCAGCAGACGATGGTGTGATGCCGCAGACGCGTGAGCATCTGGGTATTTTGAATCTTTTGGGCGTGCCCCGCGGTATTGTGGTGTTGACTAAAGTCGATCTGGTGGAAGAAGAGTGGCTGGAGCTGGTGGAAGAGGAGTTGCGGGAGGTGTTTGCAGATACATTTTTGGAGGATGCGCCGATTGTGCCCGTATCTTCGATCACGGGCGAGGGGATTGATGCGTTGCGCGCGGGGGTTGAGGCGGAGGTCGCAAGGGTTGAGACGCGACCAGATCAGGGCATTTTTCGCTTGCCCGTTGATCGCGCTTTTTCCGTGCAGGGATTTGGAACTGTGGTGACGGGTACTGTGATTTCAGGGGATGTGTGCGTTCGGGACGAATTGTCGCTGTTGCCAGCGGGCAAAGGCGTGCGCGTGCGCGGCGTGCAAACGCATGGGCGAGATGTGGATGTGGCACAGGTGGGAGCGCGCGCGGCTATTAATATAAGTGGGATCGAGGTCGATGAGGTGTCGCGGGGCGATCTTCTGGCACAACCGGGGTATTTTGAGACGACGTATATGATCGATGCGCGTTTGCACATGTTACCCGATGCACCTGCGCATGTGACAAATCGCACGCGCGTGCATTTGCTTATGGGACCGCGAGAGGTTTTGGCCCGCGTGGTGTTGCTCGAAGATGAGACATTGTTGCCGGGGGAATCGCAACTGGTGCAGTTGCGTCTGGAGGAGCCGGGCGTTGCCGCGCGGGGAGACCGTTTTGTGATCCGGCGGTATTCACCGGTGCAAACGCTGGGCGGTGGTGTGGTGCTGGATCCGCAACCCGTGAAGCATCGGCGGTTTCGAGATGATGTCAATGACGCCCTGCGAGAATTGGAGCAGGATGATCCTTCACAAGTTTTGTTGACGCGCTTAAAGGCCGCGCGATTGCAACCGCGAACTGTGCTACAACTCGCATCTGAGATGGCGGTGTCTGCGAGTGGGATTGAGAGCCAGTTAGCTGCGCTCGTCGATTCGGGCGATGTGGTTTCTTATGTGCAGGCGGGCAAAGCGATGTATGTCCACGCGGTGTGCTGGCGGGAATTGCTGGACGGGATTGGCGATGCAGTGCGGGCTTTTCACGAGGCGCATCCCCTCCGGATAGGTGCGCGACGCGAGGAGCTTCGCGCATTGGTGAAGGGTACGCCGTCTGACGATTTGTTTGCACAGGGTGTTGAACATCTCGTTCGCGAAGGTATCTTAAGAAGCGATAACGCGCTGATTGGGTTGCGCGATTACAAAATTGCGTTGACGCCCGAACAAGAGGAAATTCGCGATGCGATTGCGCGGGTACTAAAAGATGGGGGAACGACGCCCGAGGACTTGAAGACGTTGCCCGATGCTATCCAGGTCAACGCGAGTTCTGTGCGAGATGTGGTATCGGCAATGCAGGCAATGGGCGGTCTGGTACGCCTGGAAGATACGTTGCTCTTTCATCCCGAGGTGATGGAAGAGGTGACGCGGCAATTGGTCGATTATTTAAAAGAAAATGGGGAGATCGATGTATCGACTTTTCGCAGTCTAATCGGCACCACGCGCAAATTTGCCGTGCCGCTGTTGAATTATTTCGATACACAGGGCATAACCATCCGACAAGGGGATGTGCGGGTTTTGGGATGA
- a CDS encoding pentapeptide repeat-containing protein, translating to MANTQHIQWLLEGVEAWNKRREREDFVPDLEEADIVGEFGYGAGLTADMSVEIRRMYLNPERCKLDLSGINLSDANLERASLYNTRLSGANLRCAKLQEAELEGSNLENADLDFANLQSTDLTSSNLHASTLFQVNLINAKLDGATLTRAILYEANLTGAELRYADLSFANLTKADLSTADLFSANLTEANLTKAIVADANLVSAKLINTNISHSQIWKAKLWKAKAV from the coding sequence ATGGCGAATACACAACACATTCAATGGCTTCTCGAAGGCGTTGAGGCCTGGAACAAAAGACGCGAGCGCGAAGATTTTGTGCCGGATTTAGAAGAGGCGGATATTGTCGGCGAATTTGGATATGGCGCAGGGCTTACCGCAGATATGTCGGTTGAGATTCGACGCATGTATCTGAATCCAGAAAGATGCAAGCTAGACCTGAGCGGCATTAATCTCAGCGATGCCAATTTGGAAAGAGCCAGCCTCTACAATACACGCCTTTCAGGAGCCAACCTCCGCTGTGCGAAACTCCAAGAAGCGGAACTTGAAGGTTCTAATCTTGAGAATGCCGATCTCGATTTTGCCAACCTCCAAAGCACTGATCTTACATCCTCTAATCTCCATGCTTCCACGTTGTTCCAGGTCAATCTCATCAATGCTAAACTGGATGGTGCCACGCTCACCAGAGCCATTCTTTACGAAGCCAATCTTACCGGTGCCGAACTCCGTTATGCCGACTTGTCCTTCGCGAATCTCACCAAAGCCGACCTTTCCACTGCCGATCTTTTTTCTGCCAATCTCACCGAAGCTAACCTGACAAAAGCGATAGTTGCCGATGCAAATCTCGTCTCTGCAAAGCTCATTAATACAAATATATCGCATTCGCAGATATGGAAAGCGAAACTGTGGAAAGCAAAGGCCGTATGA
- a CDS encoding type II toxin-antitoxin system HicB family antitoxin: protein MSTEYTIVIEKDEDGYYVGSVPALPGCHTQGKSIDQLLQRMEEAIALWLEVEGEDAQSPLELVGVQRISV, encoded by the coding sequence ATGAGCACTGAATACACTATTGTAATAGAAAAGGATGAAGACGGGTATTACGTCGGGAGTGTTCCTGCTCTTCCTGGTTGTCATACCCAGGGCAAGTCAATTGACCAGTTGCTTCAACGGATGGAGGAGGCGATTGCACTCTGGCTTGAGGTTGAGGGTGAAGACGCTCAGAGTCCACTTGAACTGGTCGGCGTTCAAAGAATATCCGTATGA
- a CDS encoding type II toxin-antitoxin system HicA family toxin — MTRMPRVTGAHVVRSLRKVGFEVVRQRGSHVVMKHSDGRSTVVPIHGGETIGVGLMSKIRKDVEIDRETFIGLLGN; from the coding sequence ATGACCAGAATGCCAAGGGTAACAGGTGCCCATGTAGTCCGATCTCTGAGGAAAGTCGGTTTCGAGGTTGTGAGACAACGGGGGAGTCATGTGGTTATGAAGCACTCGGACGGACGGAGTACGGTCGTGCCTATTCATGGCGGTGAAACAATCGGCGTTGGCCTTATGTCCAAAATTCGGAAAGATGTCGAAATTGATAGAGAGACATTCATAGGTCTGCTCGGAAATTGA
- a CDS encoding zinc-binding dehydrogenase, which translates to MVVQIAKLSGAYPIIAVDPLENRQKVAQICGADLILDPTTCDAGVEIKKATGNRGVDVAIDYSANVHALQAAIRGVAFGGNVVAGAAPAPYGPGLDLGAEAHYNRPNLIFSRSCSDPNREYPRWNEKRVYATCWRLLTEGKLTGEPIVTPVVAFEDIVTEYPKITSNPEQNIKLGAYFK; encoded by the coding sequence ATGGTCGTACAAATCGCCAAATTATCCGGGGCATATCCAATCATCGCGGTCGATCCATTGGAAAACCGCCAAAAAGTGGCTCAAATCTGCGGCGCCGACCTGATCCTTGACCCCACAACCTGTGATGCGGGCGTAGAAATCAAAAAAGCAACCGGGAACCGGGGGGTAGATGTGGCGATTGACTACAGCGCCAATGTACACGCCCTGCAAGCAGCCATACGCGGCGTGGCATTTGGAGGCAATGTAGTGGCCGGAGCTGCGCCAGCACCTTATGGTCCCGGGCTGGATCTCGGCGCAGAAGCGCATTACAACCGCCCCAATCTCATCTTTTCGCGGTCCTGCAGCGACCCCAACCGGGAATATCCCCGATGGAACGAAAAGCGCGTTTACGCCACCTGCTGGCGGCTGCTCACCGAGGGAAAACTGACGGGCGAACCAATTGTAACGCCCGTAGTCGCTTTTGAAGACATCGTCACAGAATATCCCAAAATCACCAGCAACCCCGAGCAAAATATCAAATTGGGGGCCTATTTTAAATAG
- a CDS encoding alpha-L-fucosidase: MNTAAKTRQTRRDRERIAWWEEARFGMFIHWGVYAIPAGKWKGKAIEGIGEWIMRRAEIPAAEYERLASQFNPIKFDADAVAKLARDAGMKYLVITAKHHDGFAMYDSPCSDYDIVDATPYGKDIMADLSRACQKYGIRLCFYYSQDQDWHDPNASGNNWDFDPATKDFAYYLENKAKPQVRELLTQYGPIGLIWFDTPVSISLEQSQSLSRLVHGLQPDCLVSGRVGNGVGDYGSLGDNQIPTGRLEGYWETPATLNDTWGYKTDDHNWKSVKTLLHLLVELTSKGVNYLLNIGPRADGSVPQPSVNRLRTIGEWMKTNGEAIYGTKATPYPYEFPWGGITQKGNRLYLLFTTWPGEDFTLLGLRNRVTNATLLADKNAHIGVSQARDSDCDILTLRLPECPDPNVSVVALELDGTPDVDQTALQQTDGSITMIASMANLHTPESGTQARIGETGVIQDWFDTSNWIDCDFKVFKPGTFEIRVHTSTLRRVREWTGGHEVRVDIAGNTFRKTITPDIWSDSPKAQYFPEAATIIGQVQLDEPGLYTIEVRAESINEQSRAGLSVSAISLTRQ; the protein is encoded by the coding sequence ATGAATACCGCAGCAAAAACGCGACAGACCAGACGCGACCGCGAACGCATTGCCTGGTGGGAAGAAGCGCGGTTTGGCATGTTCATTCACTGGGGCGTGTATGCGATTCCCGCGGGCAAATGGAAAGGCAAAGCCATTGAGGGCATTGGGGAATGGATTATGCGCCGAGCCGAAATTCCCGCCGCGGAATACGAACGACTCGCCTCACAATTCAATCCAATAAAATTCGACGCCGATGCAGTTGCCAAACTCGCGCGAGATGCGGGTATGAAATACCTCGTTATCACGGCAAAACACCACGACGGCTTTGCCATGTATGACTCCCCTTGCAGCGACTACGACATCGTCGATGCCACGCCTTATGGCAAAGATATTATGGCAGACCTATCCAGAGCCTGCCAAAAATACGGCATTCGCCTCTGCTTCTACTATTCTCAAGATCAGGACTGGCACGACCCCAACGCCTCTGGAAATAACTGGGATTTTGACCCCGCGACAAAAGACTTCGCCTATTATCTCGAAAACAAAGCCAAACCTCAAGTGCGAGAACTACTCACGCAATACGGACCCATCGGCCTGATATGGTTCGACACCCCTGTCTCTATCTCCCTGGAACAGAGCCAATCCCTCTCCCGTCTCGTCCACGGTTTGCAACCCGACTGCCTCGTCAGCGGCCGCGTGGGCAATGGCGTGGGGGACTACGGCAGCCTGGGCGACAACCAGATCCCCACCGGTCGCCTCGAAGGCTACTGGGAGACACCCGCCACCCTCAACGATACCTGGGGCTATAAAACCGATGACCACAACTGGAAAAGCGTGAAAACACTGCTCCATCTTCTCGTTGAACTCACCAGCAAAGGCGTCAACTACCTGCTCAACATCGGGCCACGCGCCGACGGCAGTGTGCCCCAGCCCAGTGTCAATCGCCTTCGCACCATCGGCGAATGGATGAAAACCAACGGCGAAGCGATCTACGGCACCAAAGCCACGCCATATCCCTATGAATTTCCCTGGGGCGGCATCACGCAAAAAGGCAACCGTCTCTACTTGCTCTTTACCACATGGCCCGGCGAAGATTTCACCCTACTCGGCTTGCGCAACCGCGTTACAAACGCGACCTTACTCGCCGACAAAAACGCACACATCGGCGTCTCTCAAGCCCGCGATAGCGACTGCGATATCTTAACATTGCGCCTGCCCGAATGCCCCGATCCAAATGTCTCGGTCGTCGCCCTCGAACTCGATGGCACACCCGATGTCGATCAAACCGCTCTCCAGCAAACCGATGGCTCTATCACCATGATCGCCAGCATGGCGAACTTGCACACGCCCGAATCGGGAACACAGGCCCGCATTGGCGAAACCGGTGTAATTCAAGACTGGTTTGACACATCCAACTGGATCGATTGCGACTTCAAAGTCTTCAAACCCGGCACCTTTGAAATACGCGTTCACACCAGCACGCTCCGCCGCGTCCGCGAATGGACAGGTGGGCACGAAGTGCGTGTTGACATTGCGGGCAACACATTCCGCAAAACCATAACACCCGACATCTGGAGCGACAGCCCCAAAGCGCAATATTTCCCAGAAGCCGCAACCATTATCGGCCAGGTCCAACTCGACGAACCCGGCCTTTACACCATCGAAGTCCGCGCCGAATCCATCAACGAACAATCCCGCGCCGGACTATCCGTCTCAGCCATTTCTCTGACGCGCCAATAA